One window of Biomphalaria glabrata chromosome 6, xgBioGlab47.1, whole genome shotgun sequence genomic DNA carries:
- the LOC106071210 gene encoding temptin-like produces MGVLKFTLLSLMLLTVVNGFPDYQNLIPNGFRVFDVFGPWPGVGHINRRGGGQLNPFGNDFKNNNFRWTRRLCLRDSDGDGLSNGRELGDPNCVWIVGQPSPPGPVTHPGFRD; encoded by the exons ATGGGAGTTTTGAA GTTCACACTGCTGTCGTTGATGTTACTGACTGTGGTTAATGGGTTCCCCGACTATCAAAACCTTATTCCCAATGGCTTTCGAGTTTTCGATGTGTTTGGACCATGGCCTGGAGTTGGACACATTAACAGGCGCGGAGGTGGACAACTGAATCCATTTGgcaatgattttaaaaacaacaatttcaGA tggacCAGGCGGTTATGTCTCAGAGATTCGGACGGCGACGGTCTTTCCAATGGAAGAGAACTTGGAGACCCCAACTGTGTCTGGATAGTAGGTCAACCTAGCCCACCTGGGCCAGTTACTCACCCTg GCTTTAGAGATTAG
- the LOC106071206 gene encoding temptin-like, whose amino-acid sequence MTALQLSLVCCLLLGVAYGYPDYSSLIPNGNRVFHLGALWPGVGHTLRNGGGPLNSFGIDFRNNNYVWNVTLCAKDSDGDRRTNGEELGDPNCTWSIGQPDPSGTTTHPGFRTTGASRQ is encoded by the exons ATGACGGCCTTACA ATTATCTCTGGTCTGTTGTTTGCTCCTGGGAGTGGCGTACGGATATCCCGATTACTCATCGCTTATACCCAATGGAAACAGAGTCTTTCACCTCGGGGCTCTATGGCCAGGCGTCGGACACACTCTTAGAAATGGAGGTGGACCATTGAATTCGTTTGGAATTGATTTCAGAAATAACAATTATGTG TGGAATGTAACACTGTGTGCTAAAGATTCTGATGGTGATCGACGAACAAACGGAGAGGAGCTCGGTGACCCTAACTGCACTTGGAGCATAGGTCAACCAGATCCAAGCGGTACAACAACACATCCAG GTTTTAGAACTACTGGAGCTAGTCGCCAATAG